One part of the Glycine soja cultivar W05 chromosome 11, ASM419377v2, whole genome shotgun sequence genome encodes these proteins:
- the LOC114373918 gene encoding WD repeat-containing protein 11-like isoform X2, which yields MLASPRAAATVTTQPQESWESMLPGPPSRNNFGSADLSPHGLMAFPSGSSISIVDTRSMQLLSSFPIPPPPSSAAPFVTALRWSPLPLSRHLLSSEPSSNHLLLAAADRQGRIALLDFRLKSALLWFDTDSKQGVQDLCWAQARPDSYLLAAINGPSTLSLYNASTGRCVWKYDASPEYFSCIRRDPFDSRRICAVGLRGFLLSIVLLGDSEDAVVIKELQIPTDSSELVKLERDGAGGSSATASAASPAAAAFPLYTAKFAFSQQWRHILFVTFPRELVVFDLQYETVVFNTALPRGCGKFLDVLPDPSNEWIYCAHLDGKLSTWRRKPGEQVHVMYSLEELMPSVGTSVPSPSILSVLLCQSDSILQNIGKNYSDVPSSPYLREDFDNPFDFCYESNIVSKIHLISISDDGKLWNWLLTAEGQANTQKNDKKLDLVNNDRTVSHPGANSNTLVSSAGGRDLNAGRQRERFNDNRSRLQTSVFDQEEISMKISLVGQLQLLSSTVTMLAVPTPSLTATLARGGNYPAAAVPLVALGTQSGTIDVVDVSANAVASSLSVHNGIVRGLRWLGNSRLVSFSYTQANEKSGGYINKLVVTCLRSGLNKMFRVMQKPERAPIRALRTSSSGRYLLILFRDAPVEVWAMTKNPIMLRSLALPFTVLEWTLPTVPRPSKDQTSGASDEASKLSKTSSSDSKGSSTEGSQDDTSESFAFALVNGALGVFEVHGRRIRDFRPKWPSSSFVSSDGLITAMAYRLPHVVMGDRIGNIRWWDVTTGHSSSFNTHREGIRRIKFSPFVPGDQSRGRIAVLFYDNTFSVFDLDSPDPLANSLLQPQFPGTLVLELDWLPLRTVKNDPLVLCIAGADSSFRLVEVNANDKRFGYAPHIRNTKERFRSMPICCPILLPLPHALALRMILQLGVKPSWFNTCSTTIEKRPHLIPGTPSSKGDLRTYMIDIPPLGDSVVPEMLLKVLEPYRKEGCMLDDERAKLYASIVDKGCAARFAFAAIIFGESSEALFWLQLPQALKHLLNKVLRKPPPKESTAAPISDVDDETSLLSRISSKGKPTEETGRDVLSQGQLRLMAFDREELWKSASERISWHEKLEGEEAIQKRIHELVSVGNLEAAVSLLLSTPPESSYFYVNALRAVALSSAVSRSLHELAVKVVAANMVRADRSLSGMHLLCAVGRYQEACSQLQDAGCWTDAATLAASHLKGSDYARVLQRWAGHVLHTEHNIWRALILYVAAGALQEALAALREAQLPDTAAMFILACRETHAEVVSNLGILDEESSSSVKDELLNLRALDPNNEDVIAVNEYLGQYQRKLVHLCMDSQPFSE from the exons ATGCTGGCGAGTCCGAGAGCAGCAGCAACAGTAACAACGCAACCGCAAGAGTCATGGGAATCAATGCTCCCAGGCCCACCCAGCCGCAACAACTTCGGATCCGCAGATCTGAGTCCTCACGGCCTCATGGCATTCCCCTCCGGCAGCTCCATCTCCATCGTCGACACCCGCTCCATGCAGTTACTCtcctccttccccatccctccTCCACCTTCCTCCGCCGCGCCCTTCGTCACCGCCCTCCGCTGGTCCCCCCTCCCCCTCAGCCGCCACCTCCTCTCCTCCGAACCCTCCTCCAACCACCTCCTCCTCGCTGCCGCTGACCGCCAGGGCCGCATTGCGCTCCTTGATTTCCGCCTCAAGTCCGCCCTCCTCTGGTTCGACACCGACTCCAAACAAGGCGTCCAGGACCTCTGCTGGGCCCAGGCCCGCCCCGATTCCTACCTCCTCGCCGCGATTAACGGTCCTTCCACTCTTTCTCTCTACAACGCCTCCACCGGACGTTGCGTTTGGAAATACGACGCTTCGCCTGAATACTTCTCCTGCATTCGCCGCGATCCCTTCGATTCGCGCCGCATCTGCGCCGTCGGCCTCCGCGGCTTTCTCTTGTCTATCGTCCTCCTTGGAGACTCCGAGGACGCCGTCGTCATCAAGGAGCTTCAGATTCCGACCGATTCCAGCGAATTGGTTAAGCTCGAGAGAGACGGTGCCGGCGGATCGTCTGCCACCGCCTCCGCGGCGTCGCCCGCGGCTGCCGCCTTTCCACTTTATACCGCGAAGTTCGCCTTCTCCCAGCAGTGGAGGCACATTCTGTTCGTCACGTTTCCGAGGGAGTTGGTGGTGTTTGACTTGCAGTATGAGACGGTGGTTTTTAACACCGCGCTGCCGCGTGGTTGCGGCAAGTTTCTCGATGTGCTGCCTGATCCGAGTAACGAGTGGATTTACTGTGCTCATCTTGATGGCAAGCTCAGCACATGGAGGAGGAAACC TGGGGAACAGGTACACGTTATGTACTCATTGGAAGAGTTGATGCCATCAGTTGGTACCTCTGTCCCTTCTCCTTCAATACTCTCGGTCCTTTTATGCCAATCAGATTCCATACTTCAGAACATTGGCAAGAATTATTCTGATGTACCAAGTTCTCCTTACCTTCGTGAGGATTTTGATaatccttttgatttttgttatgAGTCTAATATTGTTTCCAAGATACATTTGATCTCCATTTCTGATGATGGAAAATTGTGGAACTGGCTCTTGActgctgaagggcaagcaaacacccaaaaaaatgataagaagTTAGATTTGGTCAACAATGACCGTACGGTATCACATCCTGGGGCCAACTCTAACACCTTAGTATCTTCTGCTGGTGGACGGGACCTAAATGCAGGCAGGCAACGAGAGCGTTTCAATGATAATAGAAGCCGCCTGCAGACCTCAGTCTTTGACCAGGAAGAAATTTCAATGAAG ATTAGCTTAGTTGGACAGCTTCAGCTTCTTTCTTCAACAGTGACTATGCTGGCAGTACCAACCCCTTCTCTAACAGCCACCCTGGCCC GTGGAGGAAATTATCCAGCAGCAGCTGTTCCCCTGGTTGCTTTGGGAACACAGAGTGGGACAATAGATGTTGTTGATGTTTCAGCCAATGCCGTTGCTTCAAGTTTATCAGTACATAATGGTATTGTTAGGGGACTACGATGGCTAGGAAATTCCAGACTGGTTTCATTTTCTTATACTCAG GCTAATGAAAAATCCGGAGGATATATTAACAAGCTAGTTGTTACCTGCCTTCGAAGTGGCCTTAACAAGATGTTCCGAGTTATGCAAAAGCCAGAACGTGCACCAATAAGAGCTCTGAGAACATCTTCATCTGGAAG GTATCTTCTAATTTTGTTTCGTGATGCACCTGTCGAGGTTTGGGCAATGACTAAAAATCCCATCATG CTTAGATCATTAGCTCTTCCATTTACGGTATTAGAATGGACTCTTCCAACTGTTCCGCGTCCTTCTAAAGATCAAACATCTGGGGCATCAGATGAAGCATCCAAACTATCAAAAACTTCCTCTTCAGATTCAA AGGGTTCTAGCACAGAGGGATCTCAGGATGACACGTCTGAAAGTTTTGCATTTGCTCTGGTGAATGGGGCACTTGGAGTTTTTGAAGTGCATGGTCGAAGAATTCGAGATTTTAG ACCGAAATGgccttcttcttcatttgtatCATCGGATGGATTAATCACTGCAATGGCCTACCGTTTGCCTCATGTG GTCATGGGAGACAGAATAGGGAACATAAGATGGTGGGATGTGACAACAGGACATTCTTCCTCATTCAACACTCACAGAGAAGGAATCCGGCGAATCAAATTCTCACCTTTTGTACCAGGGGACCAGAGCCGGGGGCGTATAGCTGTTCTGTTTTATGATAATACTTTTTCTGTATTTGATTTG GATTCACCAGACCCCTTAGCTAATTCACTTTTGCAACCTCAATTTCCTGGAACCCTTGTATTGGAACTTGATTGGTTGCCCTTGCGAACTGTTAAGAATGATCCACTGGTACTGTGCATTGCTGGAGCAGATAGTAGTTTTCGTCTTGTTGAAGTTAATGC AAATGATAAACGATTTGGTTATGCACCCCATATCAGAAATACAAAGGAGAGATTCCGGTCAATGCCTATATGTTGTCCCATACTTCTTCCTTTACCACATGCCTTG GCATTGCGCATGATTTTACAATTGGGTGTTAAACCTTCTTGGTTTAACACTTGCAGTACAACCATAGAAAAGAGACCTCACTTAATTCCAGGAACTCCTTCATCTAAAGGGGATCTTCGCACCTACATGATCGACATACCACCTCTTGGCGACTCAGTGGTGCCTGAGATGCTCTTAAAAGTATTGGAACCATATAGAAAAGAAG GTTGCATGCTTGATGATGAGAGAGCAAAGTTGTATGCTAGTATTGTGGATAAAGGTTGTGCCGCAAGGTTTGCATTTGCAGCTATAATATTTGGTGAATCCTCAGAAGCTCTGTTTTGGCTACAGCTGCCTCAGGCACTTAAACATTTGTTGAACAAGGTATTGAGAAAGCCTCCACCAAAAGAATCCACAGCAGCACCTATCTctgatgttgatgatgagacATCTCTACTATCTCGGATATCATCAAAGGGAAAACCGACGGAAGAAACAGGAAGAGATGTATTG AGTCAAGGTCAACTAAGGTTAATGGCTTTTGACCGAGAAGAGTTGTGGAAAAGTGCTAGTGAACGCATTTCTTGGCATGAAAAATTAGAAGGTGAAGAGGCTATACAGAAACGTATTCATGA GCTGGTGTCAGTTGGAAACCTAGAAGCTGCAGTTAGTTTATTGCTTTCTACACCTCCAGAGAGCTCTTATTTCTACGTCAATGCACTTCGTGCAGTTGCTCTCTCTTCTGCTGTTTCAAGGTCTCTTCATGAACTTGCAGTGAAG gttGTTGCAGCCAACATGGTGAGGGCTGACAGGTCACTCTCTGGCATGCATCTTCTATGTGCAGTTGGAAGATATCAAGAAGCATGTTCTCAG CTACAAGATGCTGGGTGCTGGACGGATGCTGCAACCTTAGCTGCTAGCCACTTAAAGGGATCAGACTATGCAAG AGTGTTGCAAAGATGGGCGGGCCATGTCCTGCACACTGAACATAACATCTGGAG GGCCCTGATTTTGTATGTTGCCGCTGGTGCACTGCAAGAGGCTTTGGCTGCTCTTCGTGAGGCTCAGTTACCTGACACAGCTGCAATGTTTATCCTTGCATGCCGTGAAACCCATGCAGAAGTAGTTTCTAACCTAGGTATTCTTGACGAAGAATCAAGTTCATCAGTTAAGGATGAGCTACTAAACTTGCGAGCTTTAGATCCAAATAATGAAGATGTCATTGCAGTTAATGAATATTTAGGGCAATATCAAAGAAAGTTGGTGCATCTATGCATGGATTCACAGCCTTTCTCTGAATAA
- the LOC114373918 gene encoding WD repeat-containing protein 11-like isoform X1, with product MLASPRAAATVTTQPQESWESMLPGPPSRNNFGSADLSPHGLMAFPSGSSISIVDTRSMQLLSSFPIPPPPSSAAPFVTALRWSPLPLSRHLLSSEPSSNHLLLAAADRQGRIALLDFRLKSALLWFDTDSKQGVQDLCWAQARPDSYLLAAINGPSTLSLYNASTGRCVWKYDASPEYFSCIRRDPFDSRRICAVGLRGFLLSIVLLGDSEDAVVIKELQIPTDSSELVKLERDGAGGSSATASAASPAAAAFPLYTAKFAFSQQWRHILFVTFPRELVVFDLQYETVVFNTALPRGCGKFLDVLPDPSNEWIYCAHLDGKLSTWRRKPGEQVHVMYSLEELMPSVGTSVPSPSILSVLLCQSDSILQNIGKNYSDVPSSPYLREDFDNPFDFCYESNIVSKIHLISISDDGKLWNWLLTAEGQANTQKNDKKLDLVNNDRTVSHPGANSNTLVSSAGGRDLNAGRQRERFNDNRSRLQTSVFDQEEISMKISLVGQLQLLSSTVTMLAVPTPSLTATLARGGNYPAAAVPLVALGTQSGTIDVVDVSANAVASSLSVHNGIVRGLRWLGNSRLVSFSYTQANEKSGGYINKLVVTCLRSGLNKMFRVMQKPERAPIRALRTSSSGRYLLILFRDAPVEVWAMTKNPIMLRSLALPFTVLEWTLPTVPRPSKDQTSGASDEASKLSKTSSSDSKEGSSTEGSQDDTSESFAFALVNGALGVFEVHGRRIRDFRPKWPSSSFVSSDGLITAMAYRLPHVVMGDRIGNIRWWDVTTGHSSSFNTHREGIRRIKFSPFVPGDQSRGRIAVLFYDNTFSVFDLDSPDPLANSLLQPQFPGTLVLELDWLPLRTVKNDPLVLCIAGADSSFRLVEVNANDKRFGYAPHIRNTKERFRSMPICCPILLPLPHALALRMILQLGVKPSWFNTCSTTIEKRPHLIPGTPSSKGDLRTYMIDIPPLGDSVVPEMLLKVLEPYRKEGCMLDDERAKLYASIVDKGCAARFAFAAIIFGESSEALFWLQLPQALKHLLNKVLRKPPPKESTAAPISDVDDETSLLSRISSKGKPTEETGRDVLSQGQLRLMAFDREELWKSASERISWHEKLEGEEAIQKRIHELVSVGNLEAAVSLLLSTPPESSYFYVNALRAVALSSAVSRSLHELAVKVVAANMVRADRSLSGMHLLCAVGRYQEACSQLQDAGCWTDAATLAASHLKGSDYARVLQRWAGHVLHTEHNIWRALILYVAAGALQEALAALREAQLPDTAAMFILACRETHAEVVSNLGILDEESSSSVKDELLNLRALDPNNEDVIAVNEYLGQYQRKLVHLCMDSQPFSE from the exons ATGCTGGCGAGTCCGAGAGCAGCAGCAACAGTAACAACGCAACCGCAAGAGTCATGGGAATCAATGCTCCCAGGCCCACCCAGCCGCAACAACTTCGGATCCGCAGATCTGAGTCCTCACGGCCTCATGGCATTCCCCTCCGGCAGCTCCATCTCCATCGTCGACACCCGCTCCATGCAGTTACTCtcctccttccccatccctccTCCACCTTCCTCCGCCGCGCCCTTCGTCACCGCCCTCCGCTGGTCCCCCCTCCCCCTCAGCCGCCACCTCCTCTCCTCCGAACCCTCCTCCAACCACCTCCTCCTCGCTGCCGCTGACCGCCAGGGCCGCATTGCGCTCCTTGATTTCCGCCTCAAGTCCGCCCTCCTCTGGTTCGACACCGACTCCAAACAAGGCGTCCAGGACCTCTGCTGGGCCCAGGCCCGCCCCGATTCCTACCTCCTCGCCGCGATTAACGGTCCTTCCACTCTTTCTCTCTACAACGCCTCCACCGGACGTTGCGTTTGGAAATACGACGCTTCGCCTGAATACTTCTCCTGCATTCGCCGCGATCCCTTCGATTCGCGCCGCATCTGCGCCGTCGGCCTCCGCGGCTTTCTCTTGTCTATCGTCCTCCTTGGAGACTCCGAGGACGCCGTCGTCATCAAGGAGCTTCAGATTCCGACCGATTCCAGCGAATTGGTTAAGCTCGAGAGAGACGGTGCCGGCGGATCGTCTGCCACCGCCTCCGCGGCGTCGCCCGCGGCTGCCGCCTTTCCACTTTATACCGCGAAGTTCGCCTTCTCCCAGCAGTGGAGGCACATTCTGTTCGTCACGTTTCCGAGGGAGTTGGTGGTGTTTGACTTGCAGTATGAGACGGTGGTTTTTAACACCGCGCTGCCGCGTGGTTGCGGCAAGTTTCTCGATGTGCTGCCTGATCCGAGTAACGAGTGGATTTACTGTGCTCATCTTGATGGCAAGCTCAGCACATGGAGGAGGAAACC TGGGGAACAGGTACACGTTATGTACTCATTGGAAGAGTTGATGCCATCAGTTGGTACCTCTGTCCCTTCTCCTTCAATACTCTCGGTCCTTTTATGCCAATCAGATTCCATACTTCAGAACATTGGCAAGAATTATTCTGATGTACCAAGTTCTCCTTACCTTCGTGAGGATTTTGATaatccttttgatttttgttatgAGTCTAATATTGTTTCCAAGATACATTTGATCTCCATTTCTGATGATGGAAAATTGTGGAACTGGCTCTTGActgctgaagggcaagcaaacacccaaaaaaatgataagaagTTAGATTTGGTCAACAATGACCGTACGGTATCACATCCTGGGGCCAACTCTAACACCTTAGTATCTTCTGCTGGTGGACGGGACCTAAATGCAGGCAGGCAACGAGAGCGTTTCAATGATAATAGAAGCCGCCTGCAGACCTCAGTCTTTGACCAGGAAGAAATTTCAATGAAG ATTAGCTTAGTTGGACAGCTTCAGCTTCTTTCTTCAACAGTGACTATGCTGGCAGTACCAACCCCTTCTCTAACAGCCACCCTGGCCC GTGGAGGAAATTATCCAGCAGCAGCTGTTCCCCTGGTTGCTTTGGGAACACAGAGTGGGACAATAGATGTTGTTGATGTTTCAGCCAATGCCGTTGCTTCAAGTTTATCAGTACATAATGGTATTGTTAGGGGACTACGATGGCTAGGAAATTCCAGACTGGTTTCATTTTCTTATACTCAG GCTAATGAAAAATCCGGAGGATATATTAACAAGCTAGTTGTTACCTGCCTTCGAAGTGGCCTTAACAAGATGTTCCGAGTTATGCAAAAGCCAGAACGTGCACCAATAAGAGCTCTGAGAACATCTTCATCTGGAAG GTATCTTCTAATTTTGTTTCGTGATGCACCTGTCGAGGTTTGGGCAATGACTAAAAATCCCATCATG CTTAGATCATTAGCTCTTCCATTTACGGTATTAGAATGGACTCTTCCAACTGTTCCGCGTCCTTCTAAAGATCAAACATCTGGGGCATCAGATGAAGCATCCAAACTATCAAAAACTTCCTCTTCAGATTCAA AAGAGGGTTCTAGCACAGAGGGATCTCAGGATGACACGTCTGAAAGTTTTGCATTTGCTCTGGTGAATGGGGCACTTGGAGTTTTTGAAGTGCATGGTCGAAGAATTCGAGATTTTAG ACCGAAATGgccttcttcttcatttgtatCATCGGATGGATTAATCACTGCAATGGCCTACCGTTTGCCTCATGTG GTCATGGGAGACAGAATAGGGAACATAAGATGGTGGGATGTGACAACAGGACATTCTTCCTCATTCAACACTCACAGAGAAGGAATCCGGCGAATCAAATTCTCACCTTTTGTACCAGGGGACCAGAGCCGGGGGCGTATAGCTGTTCTGTTTTATGATAATACTTTTTCTGTATTTGATTTG GATTCACCAGACCCCTTAGCTAATTCACTTTTGCAACCTCAATTTCCTGGAACCCTTGTATTGGAACTTGATTGGTTGCCCTTGCGAACTGTTAAGAATGATCCACTGGTACTGTGCATTGCTGGAGCAGATAGTAGTTTTCGTCTTGTTGAAGTTAATGC AAATGATAAACGATTTGGTTATGCACCCCATATCAGAAATACAAAGGAGAGATTCCGGTCAATGCCTATATGTTGTCCCATACTTCTTCCTTTACCACATGCCTTG GCATTGCGCATGATTTTACAATTGGGTGTTAAACCTTCTTGGTTTAACACTTGCAGTACAACCATAGAAAAGAGACCTCACTTAATTCCAGGAACTCCTTCATCTAAAGGGGATCTTCGCACCTACATGATCGACATACCACCTCTTGGCGACTCAGTGGTGCCTGAGATGCTCTTAAAAGTATTGGAACCATATAGAAAAGAAG GTTGCATGCTTGATGATGAGAGAGCAAAGTTGTATGCTAGTATTGTGGATAAAGGTTGTGCCGCAAGGTTTGCATTTGCAGCTATAATATTTGGTGAATCCTCAGAAGCTCTGTTTTGGCTACAGCTGCCTCAGGCACTTAAACATTTGTTGAACAAGGTATTGAGAAAGCCTCCACCAAAAGAATCCACAGCAGCACCTATCTctgatgttgatgatgagacATCTCTACTATCTCGGATATCATCAAAGGGAAAACCGACGGAAGAAACAGGAAGAGATGTATTG AGTCAAGGTCAACTAAGGTTAATGGCTTTTGACCGAGAAGAGTTGTGGAAAAGTGCTAGTGAACGCATTTCTTGGCATGAAAAATTAGAAGGTGAAGAGGCTATACAGAAACGTATTCATGA GCTGGTGTCAGTTGGAAACCTAGAAGCTGCAGTTAGTTTATTGCTTTCTACACCTCCAGAGAGCTCTTATTTCTACGTCAATGCACTTCGTGCAGTTGCTCTCTCTTCTGCTGTTTCAAGGTCTCTTCATGAACTTGCAGTGAAG gttGTTGCAGCCAACATGGTGAGGGCTGACAGGTCACTCTCTGGCATGCATCTTCTATGTGCAGTTGGAAGATATCAAGAAGCATGTTCTCAG CTACAAGATGCTGGGTGCTGGACGGATGCTGCAACCTTAGCTGCTAGCCACTTAAAGGGATCAGACTATGCAAG AGTGTTGCAAAGATGGGCGGGCCATGTCCTGCACACTGAACATAACATCTGGAG GGCCCTGATTTTGTATGTTGCCGCTGGTGCACTGCAAGAGGCTTTGGCTGCTCTTCGTGAGGCTCAGTTACCTGACACAGCTGCAATGTTTATCCTTGCATGCCGTGAAACCCATGCAGAAGTAGTTTCTAACCTAGGTATTCTTGACGAAGAATCAAGTTCATCAGTTAAGGATGAGCTACTAAACTTGCGAGCTTTAGATCCAAATAATGAAGATGTCATTGCAGTTAATGAATATTTAGGGCAATATCAAAGAAAGTTGGTGCATCTATGCATGGATTCACAGCCTTTCTCTGAATAA
- the LOC114376955 gene encoding probable clathrin assembly protein At4g32285 yields the protein MASSTIRKAIGVVKDQTSISIAKVAGNLAPDLEVLIVKATSHEQVPADEKYVREILTLTSLSRSYINASLVTISKRLNKTRDWIVAIKALLLVHRLLVDAHPAFEEEIVHSTRLGTSRILNMSDFRDDAHSNSWDQVGFVRVYSLYLDAKVDFVAYRRKLSGGVVESVEFRDEFGSAERERNEVTPVREMGAERVLKRLNRLLRMLDRVLGCRPSGAAKNNSLVLVALYQVVRDSFKLYAEVCDVLGVLLDRFTEMEYEHCVKAFDSYVSAAKMMDELVGFYGWCKDTGIARSSEYPDVQRITDKLLGTLEGFLKEMSCRPKSPERKLEVKVTVNESQPEADMNKVKALPAPETESFTPPPPMSVAQPNKIAPNSQKQTSDLVDLREDGVSADEQGNKLGAATVRTEGSWEAFPSNGESEVKSAWETPAAEAGKADWELALVENTSNLSRQKADLAGGFDPLLLNGMYDQGAVRQHVSTTQLSGGSASSVALPGPGKSATPVLALPAPDGTVQAVGPQDPFAASLTVPPPSYVQIADMERKQHLLVQEQQLWQQYGRDGMQGQLGLSRVAGAPGYYAPAPQPMMPYGMPQFGGIGQPGGYYPAPYY from the coding sequence ATGGCATCGAGCACGATCCGCAAGGCGATTGGCGTGGTCAAGGACCAAACCAGCATCAGCATTGCCAAAGTCGCCGGCAATTTGGCCCCCGACCTCGAGGTCTTAATCGTCAAAGCCACCAGCCACGAACAAGTCCCCGCCGATGAAAAATACGTCAGagaaatcctgacattgacgtCGCTTTCCAGAAGCTACATCAACGCTTCTCTCGTCACCATTTCCAAGAGGCTCAACAAGACTCGCGATTGGATCGTCGCCATCAAAGCCCTCTTGCTCGTTCACAGGCTCTTGGTCGACGCCCACCCCGCCTTCGAGGAGGAGATCGTGCACTCCACGCGCCTCGGCACCTCGAGGATTCTCAACATGTCCGACTTCAGAGACGACGCGCATTCCAACTCATGGGATCAAGTGGGTTTCGTTAGGGTTTACTCGCTGTATCTCGATGCGAAGGTTGATTTTGTGGCTTATAGGAGAAAATTAAGCGGCGGTGTTGTTGAATCTGTGGAGTTTAGGGATGAGTTTGGCTCTGCTGAGAGAGAGAGGAATGAGGTCACTCCTGTGAGGGAAATGGGAGCTGAGAGAGTTTTGAAGAGGTTGAACCGTTTGCTGCGGATGCTTGATCGTGTCTTGGGTTGTAGGCCCAGTGGTGCTGCCAAGAACAATAGCTTGGTGCTGGTTGCGCTTTACCAGGTTGTGAGGGATAGTTTTAAGCTTTATGCAGAGGTGTGTGATGTTTTAGGGGTGTTGTTGGATCGGTTCACCGAGATGGAGTATGAGCATTGTGTGAAGGCCTTTGATTCTTATGTTAGTGCTGCTAAGATGATGGATGAGTTGGTGGGGTTCTATGGTTGGTGTAAAGACACGGGAATTGCGAGGTCTTCTGAGTACCCTGATGTGCAGAGAATCACTGATAAGCTTTTGGGGACTCTTGAGGGTTTCTTGAAGGAGATGAGTTGTAGGCCAAAGAGTCCTGAGAGGAAGTTAGAAGTGAAGGTAACTGTGAATGAATCACAACCAGAGGCAGATATGAATAAGGTGAAGGCTCTTCCAGCACCTGAGACTGAGAGTTTTACACCTCCACCACCCATGTCGGTTGCACAGCCTAATAAGATAGCTCCTAATTCTCAAAAGCAGACGAGTGATTTGGTGGATCTAAGGGAAGATGGGGTTTCGGCGGATGAGCAAGGGAATAAGCTAGGGGCTGCAACTGTGAGGACAGAAGGTTCCTGGGAGGCATTTCCATCAAATGGGGAATCTGAAGTGAAATCTGCATGGGAGACACCAGCTGCTGAAGCTGGGAAAGCAGATTGGGAATTGGCATTGGTGGAGAATACTAGTAACTTGTCAAGGCAAAAGGCTGACTTGGCAGGGGGGTTTGATCCACTGTTACTGAATGGGATGTATGATCAAGGGGCTGTGAGGCAACATGTGAGCACAACTCAGCTGAGTGGTGGGAGTGCTAGTAGTGTGGCACTGCCTGGACCCGGGAAGAGCGCCACCCCGGTTCTGGCTTTGCCTGCTCCGGATGGAACTGTTCAAGCTGTAGGGCCGCAGGATCCGTTTGCAGCATCACTGACGGTGCCGCCGCCTTCATACGTGCAAATAGCAGACATGGAGAGGAAGCAGCATTTGCTTGTGCAGGAACAACAGCTGTGGCAGCAGTATGGGAGGGATGGGATGCAAGGGCAATTGGGCTTGTCTAGAGTTGCTGGTGCTCCTGGTTACTATGCTCCTGCCCCGCAACCTATGATGCCTTATGGAATGCCACAATTTGGAGGCATTGGGCAACCTGGAGGCTATTACCCTGCACCTTATTATTGA